The following are from one region of the Gloeomargarita lithophora Alchichica-D10 genome:
- a CDS encoding DUF721 domain-containing protein, which translates to MGLASLGRILERLDTSPTWEQCRQWRELLRLWAELVGPTVQHQTEPLHIRRGVLYVATRSPVWAQNLAFERHRLLQRLNPLLPHPLKDIRFRPTLTPEGHPPAGRVFRGGIRPQGASAVPTPTYRRPPICPRCHAPAPLAELDRWNVCSLCRAVELSLQTLH; encoded by the coding sequence ATGGGATTGGCTTCCTTGGGGCGGATTTTGGAGCGGTTGGATACCAGTCCCACCTGGGAGCAGTGCCGTCAGTGGCGGGAGTTGTTGCGTCTGTGGGCAGAACTCGTTGGGCCGACGGTACAGCATCAGACGGAACCGCTACATATCCGCCGGGGTGTGCTTTACGTCGCCACCCGTTCGCCGGTGTGGGCGCAGAACTTGGCCTTTGAACGGCATCGTCTTTTGCAACGCTTGAATCCCCTCCTGCCCCATCCTTTGAAAGACATTCGCTTTCGACCGACGTTGACCCCGGAGGGTCACCCCCCTGCCGGACGGGTCTTTCGGGGTGGAATCCGTCCCCAAGGGGCATCGGCGGTGCCGACCCCGACCTACCGTCGCCCCCCGATTTGTCCCCGTTGTCACGCTCCGGCACCCCTGGCGGAACTGGATCGCTGGAATGTATGTAGCCTTTGTCGGGCGGTGGAACTTTCCCTGCAAACGCTACACTAA
- a CDS encoding RNA recognition motif domain-containing protein, which yields MTIYVGNLNYRVTKEDIQEVFAEYGSVKNVVLPMDRETGRMRGFAFVEMNEDEQEDKAITELDGAEWMGRQLRVNKARPKEERPRESFGGGRRDFNRSGV from the coding sequence ATGACGATTTACGTTGGTAATCTCAATTACCGGGTGACGAAGGAAGATATTCAGGAAGTCTTTGCTGAATATGGCAGTGTCAAGAATGTGGTACTGCCGATGGATCGGGAAACCGGTCGGATGCGGGGTTTTGCGTTTGTGGAGATGAACGAGGACGAGCAGGAAGACAAGGCCATCACCGAACTAGACGGGGCGGAGTGGATGGGTCGCCAACTGCGGGTGAACAAAGCCCGTCCCAAGGAAGAGCGGCCTCGGGAAAGCTTTGGCGGCGGTCGCCG